The Parvibaculum sp. DNA segment CCTGCCGTTGAGCCCTGGCAGGCGATGCAGCGCCTCACCGAGGAATTCAACGCCGTCGGCTTCTACCTCTCCGGCCACCCTCTCGACGACTACCGCACCTCATTGAAGCGATCAGGCGTCTCGACCCTCGCCGACCTCCTCGCCAAAAACATGCAGGCCGGTTTCGTCGCCGGCACCGTCACCGCCAAGCAGGAGCGCAAATCGAAAAAGGGCAACCCCTTCGCCTTCCTGAGCCTGTCGGACGCCACCGGCCAGTTCGAGGTCGTCGTCTTCTCCGAAGTCCTCGCCCGTTCGCGCGACCTGATGGAGCCGGGTAGCTCCGTCGTCATCGGCGTCGAGATCGACCGCGCCGGCGAGGAGGTGAAGCTCCGCGCCCAGTCAGTCCGGTCCGTCGACGAGGTGGTCAAGGACGCCGGCGAGGGCCTGAAGGTCTTCATTGAGGATCCGGCCTCCCTCGAACCCCTGAAGGCGCGTCTCGGCGAGCGCGGCAAGGGTCTCGTCTCGCTGGTCCTGATGAGCGAGGGCGGCAGGGAGGTCGAGCTGCGTCTCAAGGGACGCTACCGCGTCACGCCGCAAATCCGCGGCGCGGTCAAATCGATCCCGGGCGTGGTCGAGGTGCAGGAGATTTGACAGAGGCGTGACAGTTTTTTGACAGATCGGTAACAGCCGCTGATCCGGCATTCGTGGATAACCCGCCAAAGGCCTGTCCGCGCTTGCTTTTTAGCCGTTTTACGCCTATCAAGGCGCCATTCCACACGCGGGGTTCGGCTCTCCCACTTCCTTTTAGTAAAGGAAAACATAGGGTTAGTCGGTCCGGTGCGACATCTGTCGTTCACTCCCCGCGGAGGTTCAACCGGAAAAGGAGCACAAGTGCCATGGCACTTCCCGATTTCTCTATGCGTCAATTGCTGGAAGCCGGCGTTCACTTCGGCCACCAGACCCACCGCTGGAATCCGAAGATGGAACCCTTCCTCTTCGGCGACCGAAACAACATACATATCATAGACTTGGCGCAGACCGTCCCGCTGCTCCACCAGGCCCTTGTCGCGGTCCGCGACGCGGTGGCCGGCGGTGGCCGCGTGCTTTTCGTCGGCACCAAGCGTCAGGCTTCCGATCCGGTCGCCGCGGCGGCCCGTCAGTGCGCCCAGTACTACATCAACCACCGCTGGCTCGGTGGCATGCTAACCAATTGGAAAACCATCTCGAATTCGATCCGGCGCCTGCGTCAGCTCGACGAGATGCTCTCCGGCGAAGCGCGCGGCCTGACCAAAAAGGAAGTGCTGAACCTGACCCGCGAGCGCGACAAGCTCGAACGCGCCATCGGCGGCATCAAGGACATGGGCGGCCTCCCTGACTTGATTTTCGTGATCGACACCAACAAGGAAGAGATCGCGATTCAGGAAGCCCGCAAACTCGGCATTCCGGTCGTCGCGATCCTCGACTCCAATTCCAATCCCGATGGCATCGCCTATCCGGTTCCGGGCAATGACGACGCGGCCCGCGCGATTTCGCTCTATTGCGATCTCGTCGCCCGCTCGGTCATCGACGGCATCTCGCAGAGCCATGCCGCGTCGGGCGCCGATGTCGGAGCCGAAGCCGAACCTGTCGTCGAGGTGCCGGCGACCGCCGACTAAGGCTTTCGCCGTCCCGCTTCATACGATTACCGAGGAAATACAATGGCTGAAATCACCGCGAGCATGGTGAAGGAACTGCGCGAAAAAACCGGCGCAGGCATGATGGACTGCAAGTCGGCGCTCAACGAAACGGGCGGCGACATGGAAGCGGCCGTCGACTGGCTGCGCACCAAGGGCCTCGCCAAGGCGGCGAAAAAGGCCGGCCGCGTTGCGGCCGAAGGCCTGATCGGCGTTGTCGCGGAAGGCACAAAGGGCGCCGTCGTCGAAGTTAATTCCGAAACCGACTTCGTCGCGCGCAACGAACAGTTCCAGAAGATGGTGAGCGATATTGCGTCGGTCGCGCTGACGGCAGGTGGCGATGTCGACAAGCTTGCCGCGACGAACTATCCGGGTGCGTCGAAGTCCGTGAAAGACTACGTCACGGAAATGGTCGGCACCATCGGCGAGAACATGAACGTGCGCCGCGCCGGTTCGATCTCCGTGTCGGATGGCGTGGTATCGGCCTATGTCCACAGCTCCGTCGTGCCGGGTCTCGGCAAGATCGGCGTGTTGGTGGGCCTCGAGTCGACCGGCGACAAGGCGAAGCTCGCCGAACTCGGCCGGCAGATCGCCATGCATATCGCGGCGACCAATCCGCTTGCGACCCGGACCGACGAACTCGACCCGGCCGTCGTCGAGCGCGAGCGCAATGTGCTGATCGCCGAAGCGAAGGAAAGCGGCCGCCCCGACAACATCATCGAAAAGATGGTCGAGGGCCGCATCCGCAAATTCTACGAAGAAGTCGTCCTGCTTTCGCAGGCTTTCGTGATCGACCCCGACAACACCGTTGAAAAAGCGGTCAAGGCGGCGGAAGCCGGCATCGGTGCGCCGGTCAGCGTCATCGGTTTCGTCCGTTTCGCGCTGGGCGAGGGCATCGAAAAGGAAGAATCGGACTTTGCGGCCGAAGTGGCGGCTGCGGCGCGCGGCTGAGCCGATGTGCCGATAGAATTGACGCCCCCTTCGCCATTGTGCGTTGGGGGCGTTATTGTTGGACATCCCGGCGGATTCGGCACAGGCACCGCGCCGTTCGGGTGCCCTGCCATGACCTGATGGAAGTGAGCCCATGTCCCCGCAACCGCTCTATTCGCGCGTCCTGCTCAAGGTCTCCGGCGAAGCCCTGATGGGCGAGGGGCAATACGGTATCGATGTCGATACGGTCGGCCGCATCGCGGGTGAAATCAAGCAGGCGACGGATGCAGGCATCCAGGTTTGCCTGGTCATCGGCGGCGGCAACATCTTTCGCGGTCTGTCGGGTGCGGCCAAGGGCATGGAGCGCGCCAGCGCCGACTACATGGGCATGCTGGCGACCGTGATGAACGCACTCGCCATGCAGCAATCGCTCGAAAGCATCGGCGTACCGACGCGCGTTCAGTCGGCAATTCCGATGATGACCGTATGCGAACCCTATATTCGCCGCCGCGCCGTGCGGCACATGGAAAAAGGCCGGGTCGTGATTTTCGCTGCCGGCACCGGCAATCCTTTCTTCACGACCGACACGGCGGCGGCCCTTCGCGCAGTGGAAATGGGCTGCGACGCCTTGCTGAAAGGCACGCAGGTCGACGGCGTCTATTCGGCCGACCCCCACAAGGTCGCCAATGCCGAAAGATATGATCGCCTGACCTATATGGACGTGTTGTCGCGCGACCTGAAAGTAATGGACGCCTCGGCGATCTCGCTCGCCCGCGAAAACGGCATCCCGATCATCGTCTATTCGATCGACGACGCGGGCGGCTTCGTCAACGTTCTGACGGGCGCCGGCCGCTGCACTATCATTTCGGACGCGGCCTGAACTCGCCCGACCGAAGACAGGAAAGACCGGAAGGACAGGAAATGGCTGATACCGACTTTGATCTCGATGATGTCGAACGCCGCATGCGCGGCGCATTGCAGGCGCTCAAGCAGGAGTTTGGCGGCTTGCGCACCGGCCGCGCCTCGGCAAGCCTGCTCGAGCCCATCGTCGTCGAGGCGTATGGCCAGAGCATGCCCATCAATCAGGTCGGCACGATCGGCGTTCCCGAATCCCGCATGCTGACGGTGCAGGTGTGGGACAAGGGAATGGTTTTGGCCGTCGAGAAGGCGATCCGCAATTCCGGCCTCGGCCTCAACCCCAATATCGACGGCACCCTGATCCGCCTGCCGATCCCGGAGCTCAATCAGGAGCGCCGCGCCGAATTGTCCAAGATCGCCGCTAAATACACCGAGCAGGCCCGCGTCGCGGTCCGCAACGTCCGCCGCGATGCGATGGACGAGTTGAAGCGCCTCGAAAAAGACGCACACATGGGACAAGACGACCACAAGGCTTGGTCCGACAAGGTCCAGAAGTTGACCGACAAGATCATCGCCGAGATCGATGGCGCGCTCGCGCACAAGGAAGCGGAAATCATGCAGGTGTAACCTGTTGGGATACACTTGTTGCATGCGGTGAAGAACGTACGTTAACCATATGTCGTTCAAGGAAAAAGTGCCGAGAGAATGATGTTGAAGTCCGGCCATACGGTAAGCGAGACGGCGCCCGGCGCGATGCCGCGGCATGTAGCGATTATCATGGATGGCAACGGACGCTGGGCGGCGAAACGGCATATGCCCCGTGTTGCCGGTCACCGGCAGGGCGTCGAAACCGTCCGCGTCATCGTCCGGGCGGCCGGCGAGCTCGGCATTGAATACCTGACGCTCTACGGCTTCAGTTCCGAAAACTGGAACCGCCCGGCCGAGGAAGTCAGCGACCTGATGGGTCTGCTGCGGCTTTTCATTCGCCGCGATCTGGCCGAACTGCATCAGAACGGCGTCCAGGTCCGGGTCATCGGCGACCGCGACCATCTGGATGCCGACATTGTCGCGCTGATCGGCGAGGCCGAGGCGCTGACCCGCAACAATACGCGTCTGAAGCTGATTATTGCCTTCAACTATGGCGGTCAGTCGGAGATTACCTCGGCGATGCGCCGCATCGCCCGCGAGGTGCAGGCGGGTCATCTCGATCCCGACACCATCACACCGGCAACGGTATCCGCGCATCTCGACACGGCCGGCATTCCAGACCCAGATCTCATTATCCGGACGAGCGGCGAAATGAGGCTCTCGAACTTTCTGCTTTGGCAGAGCGCCTATTCGGAGCTTGTGTTCGCCGACGCGCTTTGGCCGGATTTCACGCCGGAAGGACTACGCGCGGCGGTCGACGAATATCGCCGCCGCAATCGCCGCTTCGGCGCGACCGGACCGGACGACGCGACATGCGGTGAGGGGTAAGCGACGATGGTGGACAACGCCGGCCATCCATCGGGAGCCGCTTCCGATCTGAAGACGAGGGTCATGTCGGCTGCTGTGCTGGCCCCCGTTGCGCTGGGCGCCACGTGGATGGGCGGTTGGTTCTTCGCGGCTCTGCTGGCTGCCGCAGCGCTGGTCATGGCGCAGGAACTGGCGCGGCTCCTCTATGGCGCCGCAGTCGGACCCCGCGATGCAGCCGGGCTGGCGGTTGCAGGTCTTTCCGCAATCGTTCTGGCGACAGCCGGTTTGCCGGGAGCGGCGCTTGCCGCCGCCGGCGCGGTGCTGACCTTTGCCCTGGCCTCCCGAAGCTGGAGCAGTCGGGCGATGATGCCGGCCCTAATTGCCTACTGCTATCTCGTCATACCGCTGGTTGCGCTGGTCTGGCTGCGCAACGACCCCGAACTGGGGCTCGCCGTCACCATCTGGCTGCTGGCGACGGTCTGGGCCATCGACATATGCGCGTATTTCGCCGGCCGCTTCATTGGCGGGCCAAAGCTTGCGCCGAGCATCTCTCCGAAAAAAACCTGGGCCGGCCTCATCGGCGGCATGACCGGAGCCGCAGCGGTCGGCGTCGTTACGTCGCTATGGATCGGCGCCGGATCGCCGCTGCTGCTGGCATTGATCGGCGTCGGCATGACGGTACTTGAACAGGCAGGCGATTTCTTTGAATCCGCGCTCAAGAGGCGGGCTGGCGTCAAGGATTCCGGTACGCTGATCCCGGGGCACGGCGGTATCCTCGACCGCGTGGACGGCCTCGTCGCGGTCGCTGCCGGCGCGGCACTTCTCGCCCTGCTGCACAATGCCGCCCATCCGGGCGCGGGAGTTTTGATTTGGCCCTGATCGCCGAGGCTGCAAACGACCGTCTTGCCGATGCCGACGCCGGCGCGGTGAAAAGCGTCACCATCCTGGGGTCGACCGGTTCTGTCGGCTGCTCGACTCTCGATCTGATCGGGCGCGACCGGTCGCGCTTCAACCTTGTGGCGCTGACGGCGCATCGCAATGTTGCAACGTTGATCGCGCAGGCAAAGGAATATCGGCCGCATCTCGCGGTGGTGGCCGACCCGGCATGTTTCGCGGAATTGAAGGAAGGATTGAAAGGCACAGGGATCGAAGTTGCTGCGGGCCCCGAAGCGGTCGTGGACGCCGCGGCGCGGCCCGCCGACTGGGTGATGGCCGGCATCGTTGGCGCAGCCGGCCTCGCCCCAACTCTCGCGGCGGTAAAGCGCGGCGCCTGTGTGGCCCTTGCCAACAAGGAATGCCTCGTTTCGGCGGGGCCGCTTTTCCTCGATGAAGTGCGCCGGTCGGGCGCGACGCTGCTGCCGGTGGACAGCGAACACAATGCAATCTTCCAGGTGCTCGACGCTGGCCGGCTGGACACCGTCGAAAGCATCGTGCTGACAGCATCGGGCGGCCCATTCAGAACGTGGAGCCTGCAGGAGATGGCCAAGGCGACGCCGGCCCAGGCCGTCGCCCACCCGCGTTGGGACATGGGCGCCAAGATCTCCGTCGATTCCGCAACCCTGATGAACAAGGGGCTGGAACTGATCGAGGCTCACTACCTGTTCCCGGTCGGTCAGGACCGGCTCGATGTCATCATTCACCCGGAATCCATCGTTCACAGCATGGTGGCCTATATCGATGGGTCTGTATTGGCGCAGCTCGGCATGCCGGACATGCGTACGCCGATCGCCTATGCGCTGGCATGGCCGCGACGAATGGCGGCGCCCGCGGCACGCCTCGACCTCGCGCAGATTGGCCAATTAACCTTCGAAGCGCCTGATTTAAAACGGTTTCCGGCTTTGTCTCTGGCGCGGGAAGCGCTTCGGATAGGCGGCAGTGCGCCGACGGTGCTCAACGCCGCCAATGAAGTTGCCGTCGCCGCTTTCCTGGCCGGCCGTATAGCCTTCCCGGATATGGTGGCACTGACGGACGCTATACTGGCGCAATCAAGCGGGTTGGGCGCACCCCCGGCCGGACTTGCCGAAGTTTACGAACTTGACCGAATGACCCGGATTCGGGCAGAGGAAATGGTGCAAAAAAGCGGCCGCTGACGTAGGCTGTGCCCCTTGGATGGGCACAGGTCGCCGGCAATGGCAGGCCGCGGTCGATGCGTGTCGGGGGAGCGGTCCGGCGGCCGGAAAAACGGCCGGTCGAGATCGGTATGAGTGGGACAATAGCTTGAACGCGATGGACTTTTTGTCAGGTATCGGTGGTTTCGGAGGATCGCTCGGAAGCTACGTCATCCCTTTCTTGTTCGTGTTGACGGTTGTCGTCTTTTTTCACGAACTGGGACATTTTCTTGTGGCGCGGTGGTGCGGCGTGAAGGTCGACACTTTCTCGATCGGCTTCGGTCGCGAGATACTCGGCTGGAACGACAAGCACGGCACACGCTGGAAGGTGAGCTGGATTCCACTTGGCGGTTACGTGAAGTTCGCCGGCGACGAAAATGCAGCGAGCGTTCCCGATCGCGAACGCCTTGCGCAGGTATCCGCCGCCGATCAGGAGCATCTTTTCCACTTCAAGCCGCTGCGGCAGCGCGCGGCAATTGTGGCGGCCGGGCCGATCGCCAACTTCATTCTGGCGACGGTTGTCTTTGCGTGCATTTTCACCTTTGTCGGACGAACGGTGGCAACGCCCATCGTGGACGATATCGTGCCGGACAGCCCGGCGGCCGCGGCGGGGTTTGTCGTCGGCGACCGGATCGTCTCTATCGACGGCACGCCGGTTTCGAGTTTTGAAGCGATGCAACGCATCGTTTCGACGAGCTCGTCGGAACTCGATTTCCGTGTCGATCGAGGTGGTATCGAGGTTCCGATCCGCGCGAAGCCGGAAGTTCAGGAAGTCGTCGACAATTTTGGCAATGTCCATCGGATAGCGCGGCTCGGCATCCAGCGTCACGGCGGCGCCGGCAATATCGAAATCGTCCGCAGCGATCCTGTGAGCGCGCTCTGGCTGGGCGCCAAGGAGACATGGTTTGTCGCGGAACGGACGCTGAGCTATCTCGGCGGCATCGTGACGGGTCGCGAGCCCGCCGATCAATTGCGCGGCGTTCTGGGGATCGCGCAGGTGTCGGGTCAGGTAGCGACCATCGGCTTTATGGCGCTTTTGAGCATGGTTGCCGTGTTGTCGGTCAGTATCGGACTGCTCAATCTCTTTCCGGTGCCGCTGCTTGATGGCGGGCATCTTCTGTACTATGCGGTTGAGGCCGTCCGCGGACGGCCCCTCGGCGAACAGGCGCAGGAATACGGCTTTCGCATCGGCCTGGCGCTGGTGATGATGTTGATGGTCTTCGCGACATGGAACGATCTGGTTCATCTCCAGGTCTTTTCGTTTCTGACAGGGCTTTTTAGTTGAATGCTTCGCTATTCGTCGGCTGACGACGAGCGTGGAATTGGTTGTGTCGCCGGCTTATGACCGGTGCATCAAGACAGGCAGGGGACAGGATGGGGCGACTAGCCGGATTTTTGGCCGGAATTGCGAATGTCGGCATATTCGTCGGCGCGCTTGTCATGGTCTGGACGCTATCGGGTGCTGCGGTTGCCCAGGAAGCGCCCGGTGGACCGATAATTACCCAGATTTCCGTGCAGGGAAACCAGCGCATCGAA contains these protein-coding regions:
- the tsf gene encoding translation elongation factor Ts encodes the protein MAEITASMVKELREKTGAGMMDCKSALNETGGDMEAAVDWLRTKGLAKAAKKAGRVAAEGLIGVVAEGTKGAVVEVNSETDFVARNEQFQKMVSDIASVALTAGGDVDKLAATNYPGASKSVKDYVTEMVGTIGENMNVRRAGSISVSDGVVSAYVHSSVVPGLGKIGVLVGLESTGDKAKLAELGRQIAMHIAATNPLATRTDELDPAVVERERNVLIAEAKESGRPDNIIEKMVEGRIRKFYEEVVLLSQAFVIDPDNTVEKAVKAAEAGIGAPVSVIGFVRFALGEGIEKEESDFAAEVAAAARG
- a CDS encoding 1-deoxy-D-xylulose-5-phosphate reductoisomerase, whose protein sequence is MALIAEAANDRLADADAGAVKSVTILGSTGSVGCSTLDLIGRDRSRFNLVALTAHRNVATLIAQAKEYRPHLAVVADPACFAELKEGLKGTGIEVAAGPEAVVDAAARPADWVMAGIVGAAGLAPTLAAVKRGACVALANKECLVSAGPLFLDEVRRSGATLLPVDSEHNAIFQVLDAGRLDTVESIVLTASGGPFRTWSLQEMAKATPAQAVAHPRWDMGAKISVDSATLMNKGLELIEAHYLFPVGQDRLDVIIHPESIVHSMVAYIDGSVLAQLGMPDMRTPIAYALAWPRRMAAPAARLDLAQIGQLTFEAPDLKRFPALSLAREALRIGGSAPTVLNAANEVAVAAFLAGRIAFPDMVALTDAILAQSSGLGAPPAGLAEVYELDRMTRIRAEEMVQKSGR
- a CDS encoding isoprenyl transferase, encoding MLKSGHTVSETAPGAMPRHVAIIMDGNGRWAAKRHMPRVAGHRQGVETVRVIVRAAGELGIEYLTLYGFSSENWNRPAEEVSDLMGLLRLFIRRDLAELHQNGVQVRVIGDRDHLDADIVALIGEAEALTRNNTRLKLIIAFNYGGQSEITSAMRRIAREVQAGHLDPDTITPATVSAHLDTAGIPDPDLIIRTSGEMRLSNFLLWQSAYSELVFADALWPDFTPEGLRAAVDEYRRRNRRFGATGPDDATCGEG
- the pyrH gene encoding UMP kinase, translating into MSPQPLYSRVLLKVSGEALMGEGQYGIDVDTVGRIAGEIKQATDAGIQVCLVIGGGNIFRGLSGAAKGMERASADYMGMLATVMNALAMQQSLESIGVPTRVQSAIPMMTVCEPYIRRRAVRHMEKGRVVIFAAGTGNPFFTTDTAAALRAVEMGCDALLKGTQVDGVYSADPHKVANAERYDRLTYMDVLSRDLKVMDASAISLARENGIPIIVYSIDDAGGFVNVLTGAGRCTIISDAA
- the rpsB gene encoding 30S ribosomal protein S2, with product MALPDFSMRQLLEAGVHFGHQTHRWNPKMEPFLFGDRNNIHIIDLAQTVPLLHQALVAVRDAVAGGGRVLFVGTKRQASDPVAAAARQCAQYYINHRWLGGMLTNWKTISNSIRRLRQLDEMLSGEARGLTKKEVLNLTRERDKLERAIGGIKDMGGLPDLIFVIDTNKEEIAIQEARKLGIPVVAILDSNSNPDGIAYPVPGNDDAARAISLYCDLVARSVIDGISQSHAASGADVGAEAEPVVEVPATAD
- the rseP gene encoding RIP metalloprotease RseP, whose amino-acid sequence is MDFLSGIGGFGGSLGSYVIPFLFVLTVVVFFHELGHFLVARWCGVKVDTFSIGFGREILGWNDKHGTRWKVSWIPLGGYVKFAGDENAASVPDRERLAQVSAADQEHLFHFKPLRQRAAIVAAGPIANFILATVVFACIFTFVGRTVATPIVDDIVPDSPAAAAGFVVGDRIVSIDGTPVSSFEAMQRIVSTSSSELDFRVDRGGIEVPIRAKPEVQEVVDNFGNVHRIARLGIQRHGGAGNIEIVRSDPVSALWLGAKETWFVAERTLSYLGGIVTGREPADQLRGVLGIAQVSGQVATIGFMALLSMVAVLSVSIGLLNLFPVPLLDGGHLLYYAVEAVRGRPLGEQAQEYGFRIGLALVMMLMVFATWNDLVHLQVFSFLTGLFS
- the frr gene encoding ribosome recycling factor encodes the protein MADTDFDLDDVERRMRGALQALKQEFGGLRTGRASASLLEPIVVEAYGQSMPINQVGTIGVPESRMLTVQVWDKGMVLAVEKAIRNSGLGLNPNIDGTLIRLPIPELNQERRAELSKIAAKYTEQARVAVRNVRRDAMDELKRLEKDAHMGQDDHKAWSDKVQKLTDKIIAEIDGALAHKEAEIMQV
- a CDS encoding phosphatidate cytidylyltransferase encodes the protein MVDNAGHPSGAASDLKTRVMSAAVLAPVALGATWMGGWFFAALLAAAALVMAQELARLLYGAAVGPRDAAGLAVAGLSAIVLATAGLPGAALAAAGAVLTFALASRSWSSRAMMPALIAYCYLVIPLVALVWLRNDPELGLAVTIWLLATVWAIDICAYFAGRFIGGPKLAPSISPKKTWAGLIGGMTGAAAVGVVTSLWIGAGSPLLLALIGVGMTVLEQAGDFFESALKRRAGVKDSGTLIPGHGGILDRVDGLVAVAAGAALLALLHNAAHPGAGVLIWP